DNA sequence from the Selenomonas timonae genome:
GCAGCGCCCAGCGAGAGGCAGCCGATCTCTCTTTTGCCATTCTAATATCAATGTTTCTGCGGCTTGAACTGATCCTCACCCCACGCCGTAATGCCCTTCTGGTCGGGCATGATGCTCGGGTCGAAGACGGGGTTCTTCCCCGCCGCCTTCTGCGCGAAGTAGTCGGCGAGCGCGATGCGTGCAAGCGGTGCAAGCCGCGCAATGGCGTAGAGGTTCGTGAGGCAGATCATCGCCATGAAGAGGTCGGCGAGGTTCCACACGAGTCCGAGCGCCGCGATGCAGCCGAAGAAGACCATTGCAACGACGCCGAGGCGGTAGATGAAGAGCGCCCGCTCCGTGTTGCCGCCGAAGAAGTGGATGTTGATCTCGCCGTAGTAGTAGTTGCCGACGACGGAGCTGAATGCAAAGAGGAAGATGAGCACGGCGAGGAGGCTCGACGCCCACGGGCCGAAGACGCTCGCGAGCGAGTCCTGCGCGAGAGCGATGCCCGTCGTGTCGCCACCGATGGTGTACTGCCCCGTGAGGAGGACGATGAACGCGGTCGCCGAGCAGACGATCCACGTATCGACGTAGACGCCGAACGCCTGCACAAGCCCCTGCTTAACAGGATGCGTGACGTTCGCCGTCGCCGCCGCGTTCGGGATTGACCCCTCGCCCGCCTCGTTCGAGAAGAGTCCGCGACGAATGCCCGTGAGGATGACCGTGCCAATGCCGCCGCCGACAGCAGCCTGCGGGCTGAACGCATCGTGCAGGATGAGGGCGAACATCGCGGGTACTTGGTCAATGTGCAACACAATGATGATGAGTGCAATGAGGAGGTAGATGCCCGCCATTACAGGGACGAGCAGGGTGGAGAAGTTTGCCACGCGCTGAATGCCGCCGAAGATGACCGCACCCGAGAGCGCTGCAAGCACCGCACCCATGACCCACGTGTCGATGCCGAATGCCTTCTCCATCGAGAGCGCGATGGTGTTTGCCTGCACCGATACATAGATCAGACCGAACGTGATGGAGATGAGTACGGCAAAGAGCTTTGCCACCGCCGGCTGACCGAGTGCGTTCTGAATGTAGTACGCAGGGCCGCCGTGAAAGAGTCCGTGTCCACGCGGAATCTTGTAGATCTGGGCGAGCGTACTCTCGACGAAGCCCGTCGCCGTCCCGATGAAGGCGATGACCCACATCCAGAAGACAGCCCCCGGTCCGCCCGTGACGATGGCGATGGCAACGCCCGCGATGTTGCCGACACCGACGCGCGAGGCGGTGCTGACGCAGAACGCCTGAAACGACGAGATCGCCTTGCGTCCGCTCGGACGCCGTCCGAGATCGCCCGCAAGCAGACGCACCATCTCCGGCAGTGCGCGCAGCTGAACAAGCCCCGTCGACAGCGTGAACCAGAGTCCAGAGCCGACGAGCACGACGATGATGATATAAGTCCACAGGAAATCGTTGATCGAGCCAACAAGAGAATTGAGGAAGTCCATAAAACCACCCTTTCTGAAAAGAATACGCTTCATCATAATAGAAAAGCGTTTTGTTTGTCAAATTGGATTCGTGTATTCTTTCATAGGCGGAGTCTGTCTACGCCCTTTACTTATCTTCAAAAAGAGTGTAGAATGTCAATAGCTTCAATTTTCAGGGATAAAAAGCGGGGGATATGTTATGCTGAAAAAGACGAAAATCATATGCACGCAGGGTCCGGCGACGGATCCCGAGGGAATTGTGGACGCACTCATCGAGAACGGGATGAACTGCGCGCGCTTCAATTTCTCGCACGGCTCGCATGAGGAGCATCTCGTGCGCATCAACAAGGTGCGCGCGGCGGCGGAGCGCTCGGGCAAGGTGATCTCGCTCATTCTCGACACAAAGGGGCCCGAGATGCGCCTCGGCGAGTTCGCAGACGGCAAGGTGCAGCTTGAAAAGGGACAGAAGTTCACGCTGACCTACGAGGACACGCCGGGCGACGCGACGCACGTCAGTGTCAATCACAAGAAGCTCTACAGTGAGGTGAAGGCGGGCGACACGCTGCTTCTCTCGGACGGTCTCGTCGGGCTTGTCGTTGATGAAATCCGCGGCAAGGACATTGTGACGACGGTTCAGAACAGCGGCCCCATGTCGACGCGCAAGCGCGTTGCGGCGCCGGGCATCGAGCTGAGTCTGCCCGCGATCTCCGAGCAGGACGAGCGCGACATCATCTTCGGCATCCAGAACGACATGGACTTCGTTGCGGCGTCGTTCATTCAGCGTCCGGCGGACGTGGAGGAGATTCGCCATCTGATCGCAAAGCACGGCGGTCACATGGAGATCATCCCGAAGATCGAAAATCTCGCGGGTGTCAACAATTTTGACGCAATTCTCGCGGTCTCGGACGGCATCATGGTCGCACGCGGCGATCTCGGCGTCGAGGTTCCTGCCGAGGACGTGCCTGTCATCCAGAAGGAGATCATCCGCAAGTGCAATGCGGTCGGCAAGCCCGTCATCGTTGCTACGCAGATGCTCGAGTCCATGACGACGAACCCGCGCCCAACGCGCGCTGAGGTCTCGGACGTCGGCAACGCGATCTTCGACGGTGCGGATGCGATCATGCTCTCGGGTGAGACGGCAAGCGGCGACTATCCCGTCGAGGCGGTCAAGACGATGAGCACGATTGCCCTGCGCATGGAGGAATCGCTTGAGTACGACACGATCATCCGCTCGCGCAGCATCCGTGAGCGCTCCTCGGTGACGGATGCTGTCTCACACGCTACCGTGCAGCTCGCCTATGAGACGAGCGCGGCTGCGATCCTGACGCCGACCCAGTCCGGCTACACGACGCGCGTTGTGTCAAAGTACCGCCCGAAGGCGATGATCGTCGCCTACGCACCAAGCCCGATGATTGCGCGTCACATCAACCTGCGCTGGGGTGTCTACCCCATGCAGGGACGCAAGTGGACGAGTGTCGAGGACATGATTGAGTCCTGCACGCGTGGCGCACTCTCACACGGCTACGTCAAGCAGGGCGATAAGGTCGTCATGGTCGCTGGTATGACCTACAACGAGGGCGGCTCCGTCGCCGTCCGCGTCACGACGATTGCGTAAGTAGAGTTGCATAAGGGCGCCCCTTCCACCGCTTGCGCGGTTCCCCTCCCCCGCTTCGGCAGGGGAGGCTTTGCATTACGGCATATTAGCTTCCCCCGCCAGAGCTGGGGAAGTGGCGAGCTTGCGAGCCGATAGGGGCGCTCCGATTCCCAAGATGAAAGGAGCATTTATGGAAACAATTCACTCTGACCACGCCCCCGCAGCCCTTGGCCCCTACAGCCAGGCAATGCGCGTCGGCAATCTCATCTACACCTCGGGACAGATCGGCATCGACCCCGTCGTCGGCAAGATCACGGCGACCACCGTCGAGGGTCAGGCAGCGCAGGTCTGTGCGAATCTGCGCGCCGTCCTCACAGCTGCCGGCACTGACCTCACGCGCGTCGTCAAGACCACCTGCTTCCTCGCGGACATGGGCGACTTCGCCGCATTCAACGAGGTCTATGCCCGCCACTTCACGGGCAAGCCCGCCCGCTCCTGCGTCGCAGCCAAGGCACTGCCCGCCGGCGCGCTCTGCGAGATCGAGGTTATCGCTGAGGTCTGAGCGTCATAGTCCGAAATCAAAAGGAGACAATCCACGCGGATTGTCTCCTTTTCTATTTCTATGATGTTTTTACTCCATCACCATCGGCTCGATCTCCTCATCCTCCATAAAGCGGCTGAGCTTCTGCACACTCTTCATGAGGTCGCGGTAGTTCTCAGGCGTGAGGGACTGCGGGCCATCGGAGAGGGCGCGCGCAGGATTCGGGTGCACCTCGATGATGAGTCCGTCCGCACCCGCCGCGATGGAGGCGAGGGACATCGGCTTGATCATACGCCACTTGCCCGTGCCGTGGCTCGGGTCGGCGATGATCGGCAGATGGGAGAGATGCTTGATCGCTGCAATCGCGCTGATGTCGAACGTGTTGCGCGTGTACGTCTCATAGGTGCGGATGCCGCGCTCGCAGAGGATGACGTTCGGATTGCCCTCGTTCATGATGTACTCAGCGGCGTTCAGCCACTCATCGATGGTCGCGGCGAGTCCGCGCTTGAGCATGACGGGCTTGCCCGCACGTCCAACCGCCTTCAGGAGACCGAAGTTCTGCATATTGCGCGCGCCGATCTGCAGGAGGTCTGCGTAGGCAGCGACCGTATCCACAGCCTCGACAACTGTCACCTCGGTGATGACAGCGAGCCCGGTCTTTTCACGCGCCTCGGCGAGATATTTCAGCCCCTCTTCCTCGAGCCCCTGAAACGCATAGGGCGAGGTGCGCGGCTTGTACGCACCGCCACGGATGAACTGCGCACCACCCGACTTGATGAGCTCTGCCGTCTCCAGCAGCTGCTCGCGTGATTCGACGGCGCAGGGGCCTGCCATGACGACGGGCGTGCCGTCGCCGATCTTGATGCCGCGGATATCAACAACTGTCGGCGCGGGATGGAACTCGCGGCTCGCGAGCTTATAGCTTTTGGAGATCGAAACGGTCGTCTCAACGCCGTGCATGGCGTCGAGCGGGGTCGCCGCGAGCTTCGTCTTGTCGCCGATGACACCGACAATCTTCTGCCGCGCGCCCTCCATGACTTTCGCCTCAAGCCCCTTCTCCTTGATGGCGCGGATGACGCCCTCGATATCTGCCTGTGTAGCATCCGAATTCATAATAACGACCATTGTATCCTCTCCTTCACTATTCGTTGTGTGCTGTGTGTACCGGAAAAGCACCGAGCACCTTCAGCCAGACGCTCTTTTCCGCAACAGCGTCAATGGAGTCGCGCAAGGCATCGGGCGAGCTGTGCGCGTCCAGATCGAAAAAGAACATATACGCGCCGAGCTCTGTGCGCGCAGGACGCGACTCGATGCGCGTGAGGTTCACCGCGCGGCGTGCGAACTCACCGAGCACATTGTAGAGCGCCCCCGCGCGTGCGCCGTCGATCTGGCAGACGAGGAGTACCGTATCAGGTGGCTCCACCGGAGGAGCGACAGTCCCGTCACGCACAACCTCGAAGAAGCGCGTGCAGTTCGAGCCGCGATCCTCGATCTTGCCCGCGATCTCAATGAGACCGTTCAAAGCCCCCGCGCGGTGTGTGCAGATTGCCGCCAGACCCGCCTCTGCGGGAGACGCACCGACAATCTCCGCCGCGCGCGCCGTACTCGCGGTCTTGATGATCTCCGCCTGCGGACAGTACCGCAGAAGGAAGTCGCGGCACTGCGCGATGGGCTGTGCGTGCGAGTAGACCGCACGAATCTCGCCGCCCGCGCGCGCCATCAGATAGTTGTGCACGGGCCAGATGACCTCCCGCCGAACGCGCAGCGTATCCGAGCGCGCGAGTGTGTCGAGCGTCACGGCAATCGCGCCCTCGAGTGAGTTCTCCACGGGCACGAACGCAGCGTCCACTGCCCCTGTCTCCACCGCATGCAGACACTCACCGATGTCGGCGAAGCAGACGATCTCGCGGTCGAGCTGCTGCCACTCCATGAGATAGAGTGCTGCCGCCTCACTGTGCGTCCCCACGGGGCCGAGCACGCCCATTTTCTGACTCACACACATTCCTCCCTGATAGGAATCCCCCGATTCCTATAGTTTCCTATCATACTATATGAGAGGCGTGTTGACAAGGGCAATGGGAAACACTTTCATTTCAAGCGCATTTCCACTTGCACCGCACCTGTGCTATAATAGAGATACTTTCTCATACAAAAAAGGAGCAGCTATGTCGCCAAAGGAATACCTCGCTATTATGCACTGTATCGCCGGTCTCAAGGAGCGCACGCGTCACGCGTGGATGAAGTCGGGGCGGCAGGAGAGTGTCGCAGAGCACAGCTGGCGGATGGCGCTGATGGCGTACTTCCTGCGTGACGCATTTCCCAACGCCGATCTCACGCGCGTCCTCCTCATGGCGCTCCTGCACGATATGGGCGAGGTCTTTACGGGCGACATCCCGACGTTCGAGAAAACGGATGCCGACCGTGCACGCGAGCACGCGCTCCGCGATACGTGGATTGAATCCCTCCCGCCCCCATATGCGGCTGAGGTGCGCGACCTCTTTGCTGAGATGGACGCGTGCGAAACAGAGGAGGCACGACTCGCGAAGGCACTCGACCGCATGGAGGCGGTCATCACGCATAACGAGGGTGATCCCGCGACGTGGCTGCCGCTCGAATATGATCTCCAGCGCACCTATGGCATCGAGGAGGCTGCGTTCTCACCCGTGCTCAGGGCGCTGCGCACAGAGGTCAATCACGAAGTAGATGCTGTCATTGCCTCGCTTACAAAGGAGGAGAAAATATGAAAACGAACTATGGCAACTGGATCTCCACACCAATGATGAAGACACTCGTCGCCATCGCTGCCGTACTCTATGTACTCACGGTGCTCTATGCGGTCATATACGACCGCGTGACTGCGCCCTTCTTCATCCTCGCGATCCTCGCCGGCATCGCGACCATCGTCGTCCTCTATATGTACTACTGCCGCCGTGTATTCGATTTCGAGGGCGGCGGGCTCATGCGGCGCATCCACGCGTATCTGCTCGATCAGCTGCCGTGGGACGGGCTTGGCAGGGCGCTTGACGTTGGCTGCGGCTCGGGCGCGCTCACGATTGCAACGGCAAAGCGCTTCCCGCTCGCAGAGGTGCAGGGCATCGACTACTGGCCGCCGATGTGGAACTACGGACAGGCACAGTGTGAGTCCAATGCCGCCGCCGAGGGCGTTTCGGAGCGCTGCGCATTCCAGCATGGGGATGCGGCAAAGCTCGACTTTCCCGATAATTATTTCGATGCTGTCGTCAGCAATTTTGTCTTTCACGAGGTACGCACGCAGAAGGATAAGTTCATGCTCGTCGAGGAGGCGCTGCGCGTGCTGAAAAAGGGCGGTGCATTCGCCCTGCACGACACATTTGGCAACAGGGATATGTACGGTGATATGGACGTATTCGTCGCCTATCTCAAGGAGCAGGGCATCGCCGATGTCTCCTACATTCCGAACACCGAGCGCAATATCGAGATGCCACCCGCCGTCCGCTTCATGCTGCGCGGCGTCGGTATGCTCTACGGGACGAAGTAGCCGGAGCAGTACAAAGCTCCTAAGCGTTCGCGTGGGGCTTGCACTACATAGATAAATATCAAGCACCGAAAGGAAAATGCCCGTGTTCTTCAAATCCATTCCCGCCGCCCTCACCGCCGCCGCACTTCTCTCTGCCCCCGCATACACAGCGGCAGCAGAGACAACTGCCGCCATCCCGCGCCCCGCGATTCCTTCCTCCATTCCGCAGGGCATGACCGTGGACGCAAAACTCGCCGCAGGGCTGCACTTCGCCGCACCGAAAGCGAACCTCGACATTCTCCCAATGCCCACGGCAGAGCCGACAGAAATCACCATCATGGGCGAGGCGGCGGCGACCGAGGAGCAGATGCTCTCCTACCTCCTGCGCCGCAATCCGAAGCCGAAGCTCACGGGCACGCCCGAAGAGCTCGTGCACGCATACTACGAGGAGGCGGAGCACGAGGGCGTGCGTGCCGATGTCGCACTTGCACAGGCATTCAAGGAGACGGGCTTCTTCGCATACGGCGGTGACGTGGACTGGAAGCAGAACAATTTCTGCGGACTCGGCGCAACGGGAGGCGGTGCAAAGGGGCTCTCCTTCCCCAACATCCGCACAGGGGCACGCGCCCACATTCAACACCTCCTCGCATACAGCCGTACGGAGCGACCACGCGTCGCCATCGTTGACCCACGCTACGACCTCATCCGCACGAACCGCCCCGACATCTACGGACAGCTCACACGCTGGACACAGCTCAACGGTGTCTGGGCAGTCCCCGGCAAGAACTACGGGCAGGAGATCATCGTCATCCGCGACCGTGCACGTCAGCCCGACGGCTCCGATGCAGCTCTGCGCGCCGCGAACGCCCACCTCATGCAGGCGGGCGATGCCGACAACTACATCTATCGCGGGCTCGTCTATCTGCATCGCGCAGCCTACGCCGAGGCACTTGCCGACTTCACCGCCGCGCAAAAACGCAACACGAAGCGCAGTGAGCCCTACCTCGGCATCGCACTCGCCCATACGGGCGCAGGAAACGTCAAGGAGGCTCACCGCGCCTACGAAGTCTATCTGAAGATCTCCCCCGACGATGCCGCTGCCCTCCACAACTACGGGCTCACCCTCCTCGCCGAGAACAGCCCTGTGAAGGCGGTTGCTCCGCTGCGCGACGCCATCCGCCGCGCCCCACAGAACGCGGACAGCTACAGTGCCCTCGCCGTCGCCCTCATACACACAAAGGACTACGCAGGCGCATGGAAAGCTCTCACAGACGGTGCCGCCATCGCCCCCACGAACACGGACATCCTCATCAACCAGATTCTCTTGCAGGCGTGTCTCAAGGACGCAGATGACAAGAAACACGGGAAAAAGAAGAAATAGATGTGTGTTGTTGGTCGCAGCACTGACCAAGTCAGCGACCAAGAAAATGATCGAGATGAATAGCAAAACACGGAGCACCATTTTCGGCGCTCCGTGTTTTCTTTTGCCTCTCCCCCTCCATCAGCTGCAGCGCATGGATGGCGATGTGGGCAATATCGTCCTCATCGATCTCGTGCGGATGCGTGAGGACGAAGGCATAGATACCGATTGCCTCGGCGGCGAGGATCTCGAGACGCAGTTCGGTGTTTTTCGGGCGAAGCCCTAGCACGCGCAGACGTTTTCGAATATGCTCTTTGATGGCGTTCTTCCATTTCGCGATAAAGTCAGCATTCGGCTCGTGAACCAGAAAGGCATAGTAAAGCGCCTGTTTCGTACGGATATATGCAATCGTGTCCCGCAGAAAAGACATCATATCAACCTCGAGGGGCACATCGACAACCGCATCCGTATGGCGGACGATCTCGTACATCTCGGCGTTTTCGATATCATCCTTCAGCATGTCCACGCTGTCGTAGTAGAGGTAGAACGTGCTGCACACGGCGGGTGCTTCGCGGCATATGTCCATGACCTTAAGGAAGCACTGATAAATTTAGCCCGATCATCTTAGCGCATCCTTTTCGCGCTGCCTGTGGCAACAAATCCTCCACATAGCCCCCCCCTATGCGTCCGGTTTGTTTCCTTGTCAGGACAAAAATTCTGCACCAATCTGACGGACTTCATTTTATCAGCGATTCCTTAGAATGCCCAGAATTCTGCGCTGACGTTCGGTAATCAAAAGCACACCTCCTTCCTCATTTTCGTTCAGTATAGCAAGCACAGGGCAAATACCATAGGCGAAAAATTTCCGTACGTCGCGGAAATCTTCCGCAGCACAAAGAAAAAGAAGCTGCACAGAGGTTCTCCTCATGCGGCAGCTTCGATGCTCTCGTATGCAGTTTACTCCTCGAGCTTCAGTAGACCCGGCTGTTCGATATTCCACTTGTCCTTGCGCAGGGAGAAGAGCGCGGGCATATCGACAGTGAGCTTGTCGTAACTCTTGCCTGCTTCGTAGCGCGTAGCGAAGGTCTCCTTCATGCCCGCTTCCTCGTGCAGTTTCTGATCGTACGGGAACATAGGGCTCGGGATGACGGCGAAGTCGTTCGGCTGCCCCGGGATGTCATACGCCCAGAACGTCGCCTCGTTGACATCATCGACCGTCTCGAACTTCGGCATCGTCTTGCCGTTCTCCGTTGCTGCATGATCCGAGCAAATGAGAAGATGCAGCGCATACTTATCGATAAGCGGCTGGCAGAGCTCCGCACCGCGCTCGGGGGAGAAGGTCTCGCGCAGTGCGTGATAGTCGTCGAGCAGATCCTGCCAGATTGGCTTGCTCTCGAGCAGAGCGTCGAGGTCGATCTCCTCCTCTGGCTCCGGTGTAGGTTCCGGCTCGGGCTCAGGCACCGGTTCTGGTTCCGGCTCAGGCGGCGGAGGCGGTGCGGCGACAGGGCGCGTCTTCAGCTCATCCAGGTCGGCAGCAAACAGCTTTGCCTGTTCCTCCATCCGTGCGATGCGAATCTCCAGCTGTCCAACCTGCTCCTTGAGCCCAGCGACCTGAATCGCCGTCTGACTATCCTTTGCTACGGAAGCCTGAATCTCTGCCGAAAGTCGCTCCGCCTCCGTGCGCAGCCACGAGACATGTCCCTCGATGACGTCGACCGTCCCTCCTGTCTGCCGCCACGCATAGTGCGTCGCAACAGCAGCGATCGCAACACTCGCCACGACGAGAACGAACGAGAGTATCGTCATCACATCCGCCATCACGGGGTGCAGGAAGCCCACCGTCTGCACGGCGGCTGCCGTTGCCTCAGTCCCCATAGATCATTCACCCTTTCCCTTTATCTCTATCAACATAAGCATCTATAACCGCATAAGCGCATATCTGTATAGATTCTCTATACAGGCTAAAAATTCCTGCCAGATAACTGTGCAGTGCATAGAAAAAGAGCCGCTCCGCGCGAAGCGACTCTGTTTTTCCATCGTAAAATGCAGTGCGTCTTAGAGCGCGCTGACGAGCTCTGCGCCGAGATCCTTGCTGCCCTGCACGCCCTCTTCGTCGGGCTCGTTCTCGACAATGAAGGTGTTGACAAGCTTTGCACCCGCTTCCTTCGTGCGCTCGGACCAAGTCTCCATCCACGCACCAGCGCCCCAGCCCCACGAGCCGAAGAGCACGACGGGCTTGCCGGAGAGCTTGCCGCTCTCGACAGCCTCTGCGAAGAACGGCTCATACGAGCCCTCCTCGAGCTCCTCAGCGCCCATCGAGGGGCAGCCGAGTGCCAGCCCGTCGTAGCTGTCGATCTGATCGACGGTGAAGCTGTCCACCTCGAAGAGCTCGACGTCAGCGCCTGCGCCCTGTGCGCCCTCGACAACAGCCTCTGCCATCTTCTGCGTGTTGCCCGTGCCGGACCAGTACACAACTGCTACCTTTGCCATGTGAAATCCTCCTCATAGAATACCGGGAGATCATCCTCTCCCTCTATACTGCCTGCACCAACTCGGCGAGAGGCCGTCCCGCCTCCAACCGCGTACAGAACTCCTGAGTACAGACCGAGTACTCCTCAAAGAGAGCCCGTGCCTCGGCCTCGTTCGTGTAGACCTTCCAGTATCCGCTGTAGACGAAATCCTGCCCCCGCCGCGTAATGAACTCACGTACATCCGCCGGCGGATAACCGAGAAAGAGTCCGACCTCCGGCGGGAGCGTCTTGCGTACGCGCATACGGAGACGCAGGAACTCGAGCCGCTCCTCCATGCTGTCCGTGATACGGTAGCCCGCCTCACACAGGATTGTCTGCGCCTCCGGCACAGCGAGTGCGCGGGCTACAAGCTCAGCGCGATAGAAGAGAATGAGGACGTACTCCTCTCCCTCTGCCACGTGGAATGTCGAGATTCCCTTGCAGGAAAAACAGGGTTCGTAGGACGCAAGCAGCGCCTCAAAATCCTGAAAGCGGCTCTTCTGGAACGACAGCAGACTGCCCGCCGTCAGACCCGCCAGCAGGGGTGCAGCGTGATAGCCGAGCAAATGCTCAAAATCTGGACAACGCATTGTCATATCCCCCTCTGCGCCAAGGCGCAATAAAACGCCCCCGAAAAATCGTCTGGTAGTTCATTATACCGTAAACGATTCTCATTAGCAACATCTTTTCTCACAGAGGAGAGTATTCTGCTATGGTCTGCACCTATTATAGCCGAGATTGCCCTCAGTGACAACAGAATCTTTTTTATTTATGAATAGGAAGATTTTAACGTAAACACATTTCATCAGTTAGCGAAAACATTGACAAAAAGCCGCGTCTGTGCTACGTTTAATCGGAATCTCAGTCAAAGGAAAACTACCATAATGATACATCTAAAAAATATTGTCAAAACATACGAGGGAGATATTCACGCGCTGCGCGGAATCGACCTCCATATCGAGCGTGGGAGCATCTACGGCATCATCGGACTCTCGGGCGCGGGAAAGTCCACGCTCATCCGCTGCATCAATATGCTCGAGCGGCCGACAAGCGGCGAGGTGCTGATTGACGGGCGCGATCTCATGCAGATGAGCGAAAGCGAGCTGCGCGAGGAACGCCGCCACATCGGCATGATCTTCCAGCATTTCAACCTGCTGTCCTCCGCGACCGTCTATGACAACGTTGCTTTCCCACTGAAACTCGTGGGGAAATCCGCCGATGAAATAAAGCCGAAGGTGACGGAGCTGCTTGCCCTCGTCGGACTTGCGGACAAGGC
Encoded proteins:
- a CDS encoding alanine/glycine:cation symporter family protein, giving the protein MDFLNSLVGSINDFLWTYIIIVVLVGSGLWFTLSTGLVQLRALPEMVRLLAGDLGRRPSGRKAISSFQAFCVSTASRVGVGNIAGVAIAIVTGGPGAVFWMWVIAFIGTATGFVESTLAQIYKIPRGHGLFHGGPAYYIQNALGQPAVAKLFAVLISITFGLIYVSVQANTIALSMEKAFGIDTWVMGAVLAALSGAVIFGGIQRVANFSTLLVPVMAGIYLLIALIIIVLHIDQVPAMFALILHDAFSPQAAVGGGIGTVILTGIRRGLFSNEAGEGSIPNAAATANVTHPVKQGLVQAFGVYVDTWIVCSATAFIVLLTGQYTIGGDTTGIALAQDSLASVFGPWASSLLAVLIFLFAFSSVVGNYYYGEINIHFFGGNTERALFIYRLGVVAMVFFGCIAALGLVWNLADLFMAMICLTNLYAIARLAPLARIALADYFAQKAAGKNPVFDPSIMPDQKGITAWGEDQFKPQKH
- the pyk gene encoding pyruvate kinase; its protein translation is MLKKTKIICTQGPATDPEGIVDALIENGMNCARFNFSHGSHEEHLVRINKVRAAAERSGKVISLILDTKGPEMRLGEFADGKVQLEKGQKFTLTYEDTPGDATHVSVNHKKLYSEVKAGDTLLLSDGLVGLVVDEIRGKDIVTTVQNSGPMSTRKRVAAPGIELSLPAISEQDERDIIFGIQNDMDFVAASFIQRPADVEEIRHLIAKHGGHMEIIPKIENLAGVNNFDAILAVSDGIMVARGDLGVEVPAEDVPVIQKEIIRKCNAVGKPVIVATQMLESMTTNPRPTRAEVSDVGNAIFDGADAIMLSGETASGDYPVEAVKTMSTIALRMEESLEYDTIIRSRSIRERSSVTDAVSHATVQLAYETSAAAILTPTQSGYTTRVVSKYRPKAMIVAYAPSPMIARHINLRWGVYPMQGRKWTSVEDMIESCTRGALSHGYVKQGDKVVMVAGMTYNEGGSVAVRVTTIA
- a CDS encoding RidA family protein codes for the protein METIHSDHAPAALGPYSQAMRVGNLIYTSGQIGIDPVVGKITATTVEGQAAQVCANLRAVLTAAGTDLTRVVKTTCFLADMGDFAAFNEVYARHFTGKPARSCVAAKALPAGALCEIEVIAEV
- the aroF gene encoding 3-deoxy-7-phosphoheptulonate synthase; this translates as MVVIMNSDATQADIEGVIRAIKEKGLEAKVMEGARQKIVGVIGDKTKLAATPLDAMHGVETTVSISKSYKLASREFHPAPTVVDIRGIKIGDGTPVVMAGPCAVESREQLLETAELIKSGGAQFIRGGAYKPRTSPYAFQGLEEEGLKYLAEAREKTGLAVITEVTVVEAVDTVAAYADLLQIGARNMQNFGLLKAVGRAGKPVMLKRGLAATIDEWLNAAEYIMNEGNPNVILCERGIRTYETYTRNTFDISAIAAIKHLSHLPIIADPSHGTGKWRMIKPMSLASIAAGADGLIIEVHPNPARALSDGPQSLTPENYRDLMKSVQKLSRFMEDEEIEPMVME
- the pheA gene encoding prephenate dehydratase — encoded protein: MSQKMGVLGPVGTHSEAAALYLMEWQQLDREIVCFADIGECLHAVETGAVDAAFVPVENSLEGAIAVTLDTLARSDTLRVRREVIWPVHNYLMARAGGEIRAVYSHAQPIAQCRDFLLRYCPQAEIIKTASTARAAEIVGASPAEAGLAAICTHRAGALNGLIEIAGKIEDRGSNCTRFFEVVRDGTVAPPVEPPDTVLLVCQIDGARAGALYNVLGEFARRAVNLTRIESRPARTELGAYMFFFDLDAHSSPDALRDSIDAVAEKSVWLKVLGAFPVHTAHNE
- a CDS encoding HD domain-containing protein — protein: MSPKEYLAIMHCIAGLKERTRHAWMKSGRQESVAEHSWRMALMAYFLRDAFPNADLTRVLLMALLHDMGEVFTGDIPTFEKTDADRAREHALRDTWIESLPPPYAAEVRDLFAEMDACETEEARLAKALDRMEAVITHNEGDPATWLPLEYDLQRTYGIEEAAFSPVLRALRTEVNHEVDAVIASLTKEEKI
- a CDS encoding class I SAM-dependent methyltransferase; translation: MKTNYGNWISTPMMKTLVAIAAVLYVLTVLYAVIYDRVTAPFFILAILAGIATIVVLYMYYCRRVFDFEGGGLMRRIHAYLLDQLPWDGLGRALDVGCGSGALTIATAKRFPLAEVQGIDYWPPMWNYGQAQCESNAAAEGVSERCAFQHGDAAKLDFPDNYFDAVVSNFVFHEVRTQKDKFMLVEEALRVLKKGGAFALHDTFGNRDMYGDMDVFVAYLKEQGIADVSYIPNTERNIEMPPAVRFMLRGVGMLYGTK
- a CDS encoding glucosaminidase domain-containing protein; translated protein: MPVFFKSIPAALTAAALLSAPAYTAAAETTAAIPRPAIPSSIPQGMTVDAKLAAGLHFAAPKANLDILPMPTAEPTEITIMGEAAATEEQMLSYLLRRNPKPKLTGTPEELVHAYYEEAEHEGVRADVALAQAFKETGFFAYGGDVDWKQNNFCGLGATGGGAKGLSFPNIRTGARAHIQHLLAYSRTERPRVAIVDPRYDLIRTNRPDIYGQLTRWTQLNGVWAVPGKNYGQEIIVIRDRARQPDGSDAALRAANAHLMQAGDADNYIYRGLVYLHRAAYAEALADFTAAQKRNTKRSEPYLGIALAHTGAGNVKEAHRAYEVYLKISPDDAAALHNYGLTLLAENSPVKAVAPLRDAIRRAPQNADSYSALAVALIHTKDYAGAWKALTDGAAIAPTNTDILINQILLQACLKDADDKKHGKKKK
- a CDS encoding flavodoxin, with the protein product MAKVAVVYWSGTGNTQKMAEAVVEGAQGAGADVELFEVDSFTVDQIDSYDGLALGCPSMGAEELEEGSYEPFFAEAVESGKLSGKPVVLFGSWGWGAGAWMETWSERTKEAGAKLVNTFIVENEPDEEGVQGSKDLGAELVSAL
- a CDS encoding DUF3793 family protein, whose amino-acid sequence is MRCPDFEHLLGYHAAPLLAGLTAGSLLSFQKSRFQDFEALLASYEPCFSCKGISTFHVAEGEEYVLILFYRAELVARALAVPEAQTILCEAGYRITDSMEERLEFLRLRMRVRKTLPPEVGLFLGYPPADVREFITRRGQDFVYSGYWKVYTNEAEARALFEEYSVCTQEFCTRLEAGRPLAELVQAV